From Acetonema longum DSM 6540:
GTTTACCAGCGTGATATAGCCGGCGCTGTCGACAGCGATGACCCCTTCGCGCATGGAGTGAAGCAAGGTGCGGTTTTGTTCCAGTAAGATGGTGGTTTCCCTCACTCGCTCCTGGAGTTTCTGATCGGTATCGGCATAAAGCTGGGCATTATGCACGGCCATGGCGGCGCTGTTGGCAAAGGTGGTCAATACCCGTATCTCGGAGCTGATAAACCGTCTCTCATCATGGATTCCCACCGATAAAAGGCCGATTACTCTGTTTTTGTTGCGCAGTTTAAGCACTACCAGCTTTTTTAGCCCTTCCATTCCGATAACATCTTGTAAACAGGAAATATTGCCATCATGGGCCGATGCAATGATGATATCGGATATGGGATAGGAACAGCGGGCAATCAGCTTGGGCGAATTCGGGTCGCGCCAGCCATGGGAAATCTCCGTGACAAAATCGCCGCCGGTATTGGCCAGGGAAACACAGCCGCACCTGGCCTTAAACAAACGCAAGGCATTGTTGACGATAAAACCCAGCACCCGGTCTAAATTAAGAGAGGACACCATATGCGAGGAAATCTCATTGATGACCCGCAGCTGTTCAAATTGCTTAAACACTGTTTCCTCATACAGCAAAAAAAAACACTCTGAAACAAATACTCTGGCCCGGTCCAACAAGGTGTCAATTTCACGGCGCATCGTGTTTAACACCACCAGATCCTCACCCAGGTAGAGGGTCATGGCGTCTTTTAACGATGTTTCGTACAAATCAAAGACAGCCATGATGTCGGACAGCCTGATGCCCTGCTCCAGGCGGGTCTTGCAAGAGCTGCTGAGAAAGGTCTTCAGATACTCGAAGGAGCCGCTGCGGACGGTATTCATTACCGCCCCTGTAAGTCCCTGAAATTCCGCCTCCAGCTGAGTCCGTTCCATGGCCAGGTATGATGCCGGCATACCTGCCTGTTCCAGTTCAGCGATAGCGCCGGAGTTAATGGCTTGCCGGATGCTGTAGAGAACCTTCACTAACTCAGCAATAAGCCCACTTCCTCCCCTAAAGTTTTTACATTAATTTCCGAATAATTGACGTAATTTTCTTTTAATTCTATTATATATATAATCAACATTTTTTTCCAGAAAAATTTAATTTTCAATGCAATGCAAAATGCCCGCTGCATAGTCTCAGCGCCCGGAAGCCGGTGCAGTGCAGCTTTAATGCTGAAGGAGGAGAAGGCAATGTCTGATAAGAATGAGCGCCAGTCCGTTCGTCAGTGTCAATGCCAAAAAGCGAAATCTGCCCCCAAAGCCTGGTTATGGCTAAAGAAGCAGATCAAAACAGCTGTCAGGGATTATCTCGAATGGGCCAAAAAAGTCCAGCAGTGAACCTAGCAGTGATAACCGGAGTGCAGTAGTGCCGCTTCCCCTCTGACCGGGTCAATCAGTAAGCCATGAATCCTGACAGTTGAAGGGATCAGCGGATTTTGGCGCAACGCTCCCACAAGCTTGAGCACTTCGCTTTCGACTTCCGTCAGGTCGTCCAGCCAAGACAGGATACTGTGTTCGAACTGCTCAATCCAATTCGCTTCTATTCCCTGGAGCCGCATCGAGTCTTTCAGCCGGTGGGGCGAGGTCTGCAATGCCCCACAGTCGTGATGACCGACAACGATGATTTCTTTTACATCCAGCTCATAAATCGCCAACATCAGACTGCGCAGCGCTGCATCAAGACTATTGCCGGCCACTGCCCCTGCCAGCTTGATAATAACTGCATCGCCCCGTTGAATCCCTAATGCCTCCTCTAAAAAACCTACCAGTCTGGTGTCCATGCAGGTAATTAATGCGATTTGCCGCCTCGGTTTTTTACTGAGTTTCTCTGGTTGAACTTGATTTTTTAATAGAAATTCAGCATTAGATTGCAGCAATTCGTCTAAAACTGTCATGGAACTCCCTCACCGCGGATAAATCCCATAAGTAAGGAAAGGTCTTCCCGGCTTTCTCCGGTCTTTATCAACAATTATAGTCCAGGATTTGTTAAACTCTAATGTATTCGAATATAATGAAAGTAAGTTTAATATTGTAAGTGGACATAACCATCAGCCATAAATAGCAATGAACAAAATGAAAGGACTGTTTTTATACAGTCCTTTCATTCCGCTCATCAGATTTTGACCCCGTCCCGCCACTCGTACACAGCAGGCCGCCCGTCCGCAAAATTTTGAATCACGCGGCCATGACGCCTGCCGTTGCGATGTTCTCCCTCATCAATTTGCACCGGCATACCGCCTACATACCAGATGGCTTTGCCGTAGCCGTTGGCAAAAGAATTGCCGTTGATACTGACGCTGCCGCCTTCCCAGACGACGCTCTCTCCTTCTCGCGGGAGAGGGTTCCAGATCAGGACGCCGGTTTTTTTGTCCTTAAACCAGCGGGATTGATCCGGAAGTGTTTTTAAAGCTGCCTGGATGGCCCGGCTGATACCGATCCCCGGTTCGGCAACATACCAGTGGCCCGGTTTATTATCGGTTTTAAGCAGACGGTCCGCGGCGTCATAGTCTGTAGACTCCAGCACCCGATATTCGGGTGGTTCATGAAGTCTGACTTCATGCCGGGAGACAATCGTCTTGATTCCCAGTTTACTGTAAGAATCACCAAAAATAACCTTGACCGTCAATTGCATGATTTCCTTATTTTTGCTAACGGAAGTAGTGTCTAAGTACAGGGAAACATCGTCCACGGTTTCCACTCGCACCCAATTGGCGGCCCAGACGCTGACAGGCGACAAACACCATATTATCACCTGGATGATGACGATCAGAGGTATCCACTTGCGCATCAAACCCCTCCAAATTCAACAATCTTCGACGTGATTACCATTATTATTCACTTTTGGCAAAGGTATCTCCTGCCAGAAGCAGAATCAAATACAATATTAAATCACAGCAGAAGCCGAAAAGTGATACTTTTCAAGTCTGCAAAAGGTGGGATTTCATGATGCAAAAAACTCATGTTGTCATTGTCGGCGCCGGTTTTGGCGGATTAAAAGCGGCTCAGGCTCTGGCCAAAGCACCGGTGCGAATTACGCTGGTGGACCGGCGGAATTATCACTTGTTTCAGCCTCTTTTATACCAAGTGGCCACAGCCGAACTGGCGCCAGCGGATATTGCCTATCCCATCCGCAAAATTTTCCGCGGCCGGCCGGATTTTGGATTTCATCTGGGTGAGGTGCAAAAAGTCAATTTGGCGGAAAAAAAGCTTTACACTGATACCGGGGACCTTGCCTACGATTACCTAATCCTGGCCGCCGGCGGCGAAACCAATCATTTTGGCATGGAATCAGTAGCCAAAAACAGCTTTGGCCTGAAAGACATCGAAGATTCCATCGTCGTGCGCAATCATCTGCTGCGGATGTTTGAACTGGCCGGTCGGGAACAGGACCCGGAAGTCCGCCGGGCCTTGCTGACATTTGTGGTGGCAGGCGGCGGCCCCACCGGCGTGGAGAGCGCCGGCGCCATCTCTGAACTTGTCGGTCTGGTACTGCCGCCGGATTATCCTCATCTTGATTTCAGCCAGGTGCGCATCATCCTTTTGGAAGCAGCCGGCAGACTGCTGGCCGGCATACCGGACAGGCTCGGCGATTATACATTCCGAGCCTTGCAAGACAAGCAGGTGGAGGTCCGCCTGAATACGGCTGTCAGCGAATTCAACGGCGAAAAAATCATCTTAAAAAGCGGCGGGGAAATTGCCACCCGCACCCTTATATGGGCGGCAGGCGTCAGGGCCGCCGCCCTGGCCAATGCCGTGGACAGCCCTAAAGCCAGCCTGAACCGCCTGGTGGTAACCCCTGCCTTAGAGCTGCCGAATCATCCGGAAGTATTCGCCATCGGCGATCTAGCCTATTTTGAGCAGCAGGGCCGTCCTCTGCCCATGGTGGCCCCGGTGGCGGTACAGCAGGCCAGCCATGCGGCGCAAAATATTATGCGTCATCTGGCCGGCCAGGACCGGCTTCCCTTTGTCTATAAAACCCCCGGCATACTGGCAACTATCGGCCGCAACAAGGCGGTAGCTGTCATGGGGCGCTGGCAGTTCAGCGGCTTTTTCGCCTGGGTCCTGTGGCTGAATGTCCATATTCTGCGTCTGATCGGTTTTCATAACCGCCTAAGCGTGTCCTTCAGTTGGGCCTGGGAATACCTCTTCTATGACCGGGTCGTGCGTCTGATGATGCCGGATATAGAAAATCTGCGAGAAAAATATGTAAGAAAGCCATAAAAGAACCGGAGACAATTATAGTCTTCGCCAGATAAAAAGCTATCAGAGGCTTCGACCAGAAAACAACAAGGCTTGGCAAAAGAGCAGCTTGCTCTATGCCAAGCCTTGTTGCTTTCCCGGAGTATTACGCCATATCCCGGCTGGCCACTACATCCACGCCAAGGCCCAGGATATTTTTGCAGACTACATCCCCTTCCCGCACCGGAGCTGTCACCTGGACGCCGGTAAGGCAGCGGACGCATTCCATCAGTTTTTCTTTGGGCAGGGGCGCGGTCGACACCACCGGCAGGAGAGGCAGACGGCCCCCCTTGATTCTGATGGTGGTAGTGAGGGTCCGCTGGGGATGCACGGCTTCCGTGCCGCCATATGCCTGACCCCGGGGGCAGGTAAAGCCCCGGGTTGCCACAACTTTTCCGCCGATGATCTCTACCTCACCGACACAGCTAATGGGGCAGACGATGCAGGGGAT
This genomic window contains:
- a CDS encoding ATP-binding protein; protein product: MKVLYSIRQAINSGAIAELEQAGMPASYLAMERTQLEAEFQGLTGAVMNTVRSGSFEYLKTFLSSSCKTRLEQGIRLSDIMAVFDLYETSLKDAMTLYLGEDLVVLNTMRREIDTLLDRARVFVSECFFLLYEETVFKQFEQLRVINEISSHMVSSLNLDRVLGFIVNNALRLFKARCGCVSLANTGGDFVTEISHGWRDPNSPKLIARCSYPISDIIIASAHDGNISCLQDVIGMEGLKKLVVLKLRNKNRVIGLLSVGIHDERRFISSEIRVLTTFANSAAMAVHNAQLYADTDQKLQERVRETTILLEQNRTLLHSMREGVIAVDSAGYITLVNHKALSSINTAADPVGRHISEVIPNSRLPSVVKSGQAEYDQEQMLGGKAVITNRVPVIANGKVTGAIATFRDKEDVKQLAEELIGVKSLLESMRAQSHEFINKLHAISGLIQMGQYDKVVELITQIYQAKQELISHIVERVHDKATAGLLLGKVSQAQEKGVVLKIAQRCKLAKLPPHFSSTSMVTVLGNLITNAIEAVGGLEADRRHTEVRIGMGKKHLIIQVDDRGCGIPRDHLRQIFKRGFSTKQGGRGIGLALVREEVEASGGKISVRSVAGQGSRFTVRIPLSSNI
- a CDS encoding beta-class carbonic anhydrase — protein: MTVLDELLQSNAEFLLKNQVQPEKLSKKPRRQIALITCMDTRLVGFLEEALGIQRGDAVIIKLAGAVAGNSLDAALRSLMLAIYELDVKEIIVVGHHDCGALQTSPHRLKDSMRLQGIEANWIEQFEHSILSWLDDLTEVESEVLKLVGALRQNPLIPSTVRIHGLLIDPVRGEAALLHSGYHC
- a CDS encoding NAD(P)/FAD-dependent oxidoreductase, whose translation is MMQKTHVVIVGAGFGGLKAAQALAKAPVRITLVDRRNYHLFQPLLYQVATAELAPADIAYPIRKIFRGRPDFGFHLGEVQKVNLAEKKLYTDTGDLAYDYLILAAGGETNHFGMESVAKNSFGLKDIEDSIVVRNHLLRMFELAGREQDPEVRRALLTFVVAGGGPTGVESAGAISELVGLVLPPDYPHLDFSQVRIILLEAAGRLLAGIPDRLGDYTFRALQDKQVEVRLNTAVSEFNGEKIILKSGGEIATRTLIWAAGVRAAALANAVDSPKASLNRLVVTPALELPNHPEVFAIGDLAYFEQQGRPLPMVAPVAVQQASHAAQNIMRHLAGQDRLPFVYKTPGILATIGRNKAVAVMGRWQFSGFFAWVLWLNVHILRLIGFHNRLSVSFSWAWEYLFYDRVVRLMMPDIENLREKYVRKP
- a CDS encoding DUF1667 domain-containing protein is translated as MTQTTSSIIKRIPCIVCPISCVGEVEIIGGKVVATRGFTCPRGQAYGGTEAVHPQRTLTTTIRIKGGRLPLLPVVSTAPLPKEKLMECVRCLTGVQVTAPVREGDVVCKNILGLGVDVVASRDMA